One window of the Cryptomeria japonica chromosome 7, Sugi_1.0, whole genome shotgun sequence genome contains the following:
- the LOC131856571 gene encoding F-box/kelch-repeat protein At2g44130-like — MDLINRLPQEIITEILMRLPYIFHKSLKQVCRAWRDMVRNSSFYDRRIDSGLSQKFICLLHRTGLTMYDPVRGFWHRSPPLPIGFKLAFSTRLVCWRRKLVFIGLKRYNRETRSILVYDFCFNRWHVGTEMPEMQLIKRFVCCASPQGTVYVAGDRLAAVYDINTDEWELLPPMPRPTGLASVSFTGGKFYVFDLQNDEVQNFDPNTGLWTPTDNISGIQHKENVLYAFGKLFVFGGQEITEHDLENGNSRQVISFREVILSKPGSAAVWCDRIVFAGVCYHSNGSSHRVLYMLKANAGVSERLIAINPAAEFRQTNVLSVTTVEL; from the coding sequence ATGGATCTCATTAATAGACTTCCCCAAGAAATCATCACAGAGATCCTTATGAGATTACCATACATCTTTCATAAGAGTCTTAAACAGGTATGCAGAGCTTGGAGGGACATGGTGAGAAATAGCAGCTTCTACGATCGCAGAATTGACTCTGGGCTATCTCAAAAGTTCATATGTTTGCTCCATCGAACTGGTCTAACAATGTATGACCCTGTACGGGGCTTTTGGCACAGGTCTCCTCCTCTTCCCATTGGCTTTAAACTTGCATTCTCTACTCGTTTGGTTTGTTGGAGAAGAAAACTTGTCTTCATTGGTTTGAAACGTTATAACAGAGAAACTCGTTCTATATTGGTCTATGATTTTTGCTTTAATCGTTGGCATGTAGGCACTGAAATGCCAGAAATGCAATTAATTAAGAGATTTGTATGTTGTGCATCTCCTCAAGGAACTGTGTATGTTGCTGGAGACCGTCTAGCTGCAGTTTATGATATAAACACTGACGAGTGGGAGCTTCTTCCTCCGATGCCACGCCCAACTGGCCTAGCTTCAGTTTCTTTTACTGGAGGAAAGTTTTATGTTTTTGATTTACAAAATGATGAGGTCCAAAATTTCGATCCCAACACCGGATTATGGACTCCGACTGATAATATTTCGGGGATTCAACACAAGGAAAACGTTTTATATGCATTTGGGAAACTGTTTGTTTTTGGAGGCCAAGAAATAACTGAACATGATTTGGAAAACGGAAATTCGAGACAAGTAATTAGTTTTCGTGAAGTAATTCTTTCCAAACCGGGTTCTGCTGCAGTGTGGTGCGATCGAATTGTCTTTGCTGGAGTTTGTTACCACTCTAACGGGAGTTCTCATCGGGTATTGTATATGTTAAAAGCTAATGCAGGGGTTTCTGAGAGGTTAATTGCTATCAATCCGGCAGCGGAGTTCCGACAAACAAATGTACTGAGTGTGACTACAGTTGAACTTTGA